The Clostridiales bacterium genome contains a region encoding:
- a CDS encoding D-alanyl-D-alanine carboxypeptidase, which translates to MVGKVKKKKSKVRILVSFLLIAVIASFTYKSIISLERQYLLEKNSGSRTMPVPSLKKTPDYAAHISLESLNSPHAILIRLKDHAVLMQKNSAGKIYPASLTKMMTAIVAIENLPDMHQRIKLPKSIFQKLYKADAAMAGFQPDEEVMAIDLAYGALLPSGAECCIGLSRQIAGSEKNFVNMMNQKASYLGMNNTHFENATGLHDKNHYTTVKDMSILLSYALQNDTFREIFTSSRYTVHPTNKHPDGITFYSTMFKELKYRGITGGKILGGKTGYTDEAGLCLASLAEEGKQEYILVTAGAKGDNKSEQYNITDALSVYNSLGEK; encoded by the coding sequence ATGGTAGGAAAAGTAAAAAAGAAAAAATCAAAAGTGCGAATATTAGTGTCATTTTTGCTGATTGCTGTCATAGCCTCTTTTACATATAAATCAATCATTAGCCTTGAACGTCAGTATTTGCTTGAAAAAAATTCCGGTAGCAGGACTATGCCGGTGCCATCGTTAAAGAAAACGCCGGATTATGCCGCCCATATATCTTTAGAAAGCCTGAACAGTCCCCATGCGATCCTGATCCGTTTAAAAGATCATGCCGTTTTAATGCAGAAGAATAGCGCAGGGAAAATCTATCCGGCTTCTTTGACTAAAATGATGACGGCCATTGTCGCAATAGAAAACTTGCCAGATATGCACCAAAGGATTAAGCTTCCTAAATCTATTTTTCAAAAGCTGTATAAAGCGGATGCGGCAATGGCGGGTTTCCAACCGGATGAAGAAGTCATGGCAATCGACCTTGCTTATGGGGCGTTGCTGCCGAGCGGTGCGGAGTGTTGTATTGGGCTTAGCCGTCAAATCGCCGGCTCGGAGAAGAATTTTGTGAATATGATGAATCAAAAGGCGTCATATCTTGGTATGAATAATACCCATTTTGAGAATGCTACGGGACTTCACGACAAAAACCATTATACAACAGTCAAAGACATGTCTATTCTTCTTAGCTATGCGCTGCAGAACGATACTTTCCGGGAAATTTTCACTTCATCCAGATATACCGTTCATCCCACAAATAAGCATCCTGATGGTATAACTTTTTACAGCACGATGTTTAAAGAGCTCAAATATAGGGGCATTACCGGAGGAAAGATTTTAGGTGGGAAAACGGGGTATACCGACGAGGCCGGCCTTTGTCTTGCGAGCCTCGCTGAAGAAGGCAAGCAAGAATATATTCTGGTTACAGCCGGTGCTAAGGGAGACAACAAATCCGAGCAATACAATATTACTGATGCATTATCCGTATATAACAGTTTGGGAGAGAAATAA